The following proteins are encoded in a genomic region of Pseudodesulfovibrio mercurii:
- a CDS encoding AEC family transporter, translating to MSIYARLITSVFVLLGLICFAAYLRRREFIKEEHGGIFAKLVTHATLPALIFTSLARTTIVWSEAWLALIMVVAELFALSLGWVGARLLRLDRPSTGALILVSGFGSSSLLGYALISQVFPGNTAAMTEAVVVSEIGVGPLLFTLGTMIAIYYGNEDAGRDARLKAALEFFRSPIFISVAAGLIWAWFKLPTEGPVMGAIIQALDLAGAANTMMVTLLVGLLLHFKGIWAVALPGLAVAANKLILKPLIIWLPTLAMSVPSWEVQILILEAAMPSALLTVALSRTYGCNAGLASRMVFLTTALGAVTIPIMFELLG from the coding sequence ATGAGCATATACGCCCGATTGATCACGTCCGTCTTCGTCCTGCTCGGCCTGATCTGCTTTGCCGCCTACCTACGCCGCAGGGAGTTCATCAAGGAGGAGCACGGCGGCATCTTCGCCAAGCTCGTCACCCACGCCACCCTGCCCGCGCTCATCTTCACCTCCCTGGCCCGGACCACCATCGTCTGGTCCGAGGCCTGGCTGGCCCTGATCATGGTCGTGGCGGAACTGTTCGCCCTGTCCCTGGGCTGGGTGGGTGCCCGGCTCCTGCGCCTGGACCGGCCCTCCACCGGGGCGTTGATCCTGGTCTCCGGATTCGGCAGTTCGTCGCTGCTGGGCTATGCGCTGATCAGCCAGGTCTTTCCCGGCAACACGGCGGCCATGACCGAGGCCGTGGTGGTCTCCGAGATCGGCGTGGGCCCGCTCCTGTTCACCCTGGGCACCATGATCGCCATCTATTACGGCAACGAGGACGCGGGTAGGGACGCTCGGCTCAAGGCGGCCCTCGAATTCTTCCGCTCGCCCATCTTCATATCCGTGGCGGCGGGCCTGATCTGGGCCTGGTTCAAGCTGCCCACCGAAGGTCCGGTCATGGGGGCGATCATCCAGGCCCTGGACCTGGCCGGAGCGGCCAACACCATGATGGTCACCCTGCTGGTGGGCCTCCTGCTGCATTTCAAGGGCATCTGGGCCGTGGCCCTGCCCGGACTGGCCGTGGCCGCCAACAAGCTGATCCTCAAGCCGCTGATCATCTGGCTGCCCACCCTGGCCATGTCCGTGCCTTCCTGGGAGGTGCAGATTCTCATCCTGGAGGCGGCCATGCCCTCGGCCCTGCTGACCGTGGCCCTGTCCCGAACCTACGGGTGCAACGCGGGGCTGGCCTCGCGCATGGTCTTCCTGACCACGGCCCTGGGCGCGGTGACCATCCCGATCATGTTCGAACTGCTCGGCTAG
- a CDS encoding PaaI family thioesterase: protein MDSNGVKELLGRRNNFANHAGVEMISVSPGAAVCRLAVGDEHLNPFGTVNAGAIYTLAETAFGAAANGHGNVTLAVNLSIAYLKPATGKLLTAKALELSAGGHMATYSVRVTDETGALVADVQAMGYRTKIPLEEV, encoded by the coding sequence ATGGACAGCAACGGCGTGAAGGAACTGCTCGGGCGGCGGAACAACTTCGCCAACCACGCGGGCGTGGAGATGATCTCGGTCTCGCCCGGCGCGGCCGTCTGCCGCCTGGCCGTGGGCGACGAGCACCTGAATCCCTTCGGCACGGTCAACGCCGGGGCCATCTACACCCTGGCCGAGACCGCCTTCGGCGCGGCGGCCAACGGGCACGGCAACGTCACCTTGGCCGTGAACCTGTCCATCGCCTACCTCAAGCCCGCCACGGGCAAGCTGCTCACGGCCAAGGCCCTGGAGCTGTCCGCCGGGGGGCACATGGCCACCTACTCGGTCCGGGTGACGGACGAGACCGGCGCGCTCGTGGCCGACGTCCAGGCCATGGGCTACCGCACCAAGATCCCCCTGGAGGAGGTCTAG
- the ruvX gene encoding Holliday junction resolvase RuvX, which yields MRALGIDFGLKRVGLAVSDRTGTLVSPLKTLERTTRQALFDELTEIIHDEAIEAVVVGLPLALSGEDTLTTRQARNFAESLGRRIDAPVHLMDERLTSAQAEEELNAAGLRGAKRKAALDSQAAVVILRSWLDSAAIS from the coding sequence ATGCGGGCGCTGGGCATAGACTTCGGCCTGAAACGCGTGGGGCTGGCGGTCAGCGACCGCACCGGCACCCTGGTCTCGCCGCTGAAGACCCTGGAGCGCACCACGCGCCAGGCTCTCTTTGACGAACTGACCGAAATCATTCATGATGAAGCCATCGAGGCCGTGGTGGTCGGCCTGCCGCTGGCCCTCAGCGGCGAGGACACCCTGACCACTCGGCAGGCCCGCAACTTCGCCGAGAGCCTGGGGAGAAGGATCGACGCGCCCGTCCACCTCATGGACGAGCGGCTGACCTCGGCCCAGGCCGAAGAGGAACTCAACGCCGCCGGACTGCGCGGCGCAAAACGCAAGGCCGCCCTGGACAGCCAGGCCGCCGTGGTCATCCTACGCTCATGGCTCGATTCCGCCGCTATATCCTGA
- the mltG gene encoding endolytic transglycosylase MltG gives MARFRRYILIVTVLLAVLAGLGAGGYRWYKAWQEDKFLTTPPETPGREILFRVEPGQIFTTIAANLKAEGLITDTRRFYGLAVRTGKGSAVRAGVFRLSTGWVPERVLTELTSSSGVLRRVSVREGLTWWQTGGIIEEAGLGDAKGFAAAVADPALLAAHGIEARDAEGYLFPETYLLTPPKDHPSRHMAEVMIREFLKNAQKVWPQGLPPFEELHRTVILASLVEKETGDVTERARIAGVFRNRLKKHMLMQCDPTVIYGLGPNFDGNLRKSDLQDRDNPYNTYVHPGLPPGPICSPGLDSLLAAAHPEEHGYLYFVAKGDGSHQFSKTLEEHNRAVRRYQIRRDRSNYRSTRQ, from the coding sequence ATGGCTCGATTCCGCCGCTATATCCTGATCGTCACGGTCCTGCTGGCCGTTCTCGCCGGACTCGGCGCGGGCGGGTACAGGTGGTACAAGGCGTGGCAGGAGGACAAGTTCCTGACCACCCCGCCCGAGACCCCCGGCCGCGAAATCCTGTTCCGCGTGGAGCCGGGCCAGATATTCACCACCATCGCCGCCAACCTCAAGGCCGAGGGGCTGATCACCGACACCCGCCGCTTCTACGGCCTGGCCGTGCGCACGGGCAAGGGCTCGGCCGTGCGGGCGGGCGTGTTCCGGCTGTCCACGGGCTGGGTGCCGGAGCGCGTCCTGACCGAACTGACCTCGTCCTCCGGCGTCCTGCGCCGGGTGTCCGTGCGCGAGGGGCTGACCTGGTGGCAGACCGGCGGGATCATCGAGGAGGCGGGCCTGGGCGACGCCAAGGGATTCGCCGCGGCCGTGGCCGACCCCGCGCTGCTGGCCGCCCACGGCATCGAGGCCCGCGACGCCGAGGGGTACCTCTTCCCCGAGACCTACCTGCTGACCCCGCCCAAGGACCACCCGTCGCGCCACATGGCCGAGGTCATGATCCGAGAATTCCTCAAGAACGCGCAGAAGGTCTGGCCGCAGGGGCTGCCGCCCTTCGAGGAGTTGCACAGGACCGTGATCCTGGCCTCCCTGGTGGAGAAGGAGACCGGCGACGTGACCGAGCGGGCGCGCATCGCCGGAGTGTTCCGCAACCGGCTCAAAAAGCACATGCTCATGCAGTGCGACCCCACGGTCATCTACGGCCTGGGCCCGAACTTCGACGGCAACCTGAGGAAGAGCGACCTGCAGGACCGGGACAACCCCTACAACACCTACGTGCACCCCGGCCTGCCGCCCGGCCCCATCTGCTCGCCCGGCCTGGATTCCCTCCTGGCCGCGGCCCATCCCGAGGAGCACGGGTATCTCTATTTCGTGGCCAAGGGCGACGGCTCGCACCAGTTCAGCAAGACCCTGGAGGAGCACAACCGGGCCGTGCGCCGGTACCAGATCCGGCGCGACCGCTCCAACTATCGTTCCACCAGGCAGTGA
- a CDS encoding Ppx/GppA phosphatase family protein translates to MRPKLIYTLLAGLILCLCMVSTSLAQDATVVRRAAFDIGSAAIKCIIADVDLSTGLIVKTVDTLSEKVDFAEDLARSYDGNLSKEVMAEGIQTLEKLKAVAVEKNALEYSAVGGRIFQKAQNGRAYFVRIRQETGIPSRVISEQQAAMLSYHAVRQELDDKTEDLLVWDIGGNSMHMTIRKPDGGLLFYIDPMASVACKNVVIRTIQKKDINTTASPNPVSAEEVAQALAYIRAHATITVPRYIADQVAHPGLTVAGIGGVHYYSVPEVLGGRKAVYTRDEVAAALKKWTGKSDKDFDSEYAESRLTNLILVLGYMDALGIKEVRPLKINQADGLFAAREFW, encoded by the coding sequence ATGCGGCCGAAATTGATCTACACACTGCTGGCGGGCCTGATCCTGTGCCTGTGCATGGTCTCGACGAGCCTTGCCCAGGACGCCACCGTGGTCCGGCGCGCGGCCTTCGACATCGGCTCGGCGGCCATCAAATGCATCATCGCGGACGTGGACCTCTCCACCGGGCTCATCGTCAAGACCGTGGACACCCTGTCCGAAAAGGTCGATTTCGCCGAGGACCTGGCCCGCTCCTATGACGGCAACCTGAGCAAGGAAGTCATGGCCGAGGGCATCCAGACCCTGGAAAAGCTCAAGGCCGTGGCCGTGGAAAAGAACGCCCTGGAGTACTCCGCCGTGGGCGGCCGCATCTTCCAGAAGGCCCAGAACGGACGGGCGTACTTCGTGCGCATCCGCCAGGAGACGGGCATCCCCTCGCGGGTCATCTCCGAACAGCAGGCGGCCATGCTCAGCTACCACGCCGTGCGCCAGGAGCTGGACGACAAGACCGAGGACCTCCTGGTCTGGGACATCGGCGGCAACTCCATGCACATGACCATCCGCAAGCCGGACGGCGGGCTGCTCTTCTACATCGACCCCATGGCCTCGGTGGCCTGCAAGAACGTGGTCATCCGGACCATCCAGAAAAAGGACATCAACACCACGGCCAGCCCCAACCCGGTCAGCGCCGAGGAAGTGGCCCAGGCCCTGGCCTACATCCGGGCCCACGCGACCATCACCGTGCCCCGGTACATCGCCGACCAGGTCGCCCACCCGGGCCTGACCGTGGCCGGCATCGGCGGGGTCCACTACTATTCCGTGCCCGAGGTCCTGGGCGGGCGCAAGGCCGTCTACACCCGCGACGAGGTGGCCGCGGCCCTGAAAAAATGGACCGGCAAGTCCGACAAGGACTTCGACAGCGAGTACGCCGAGAGCCGGTTGACCAACCTCATCCTGGTCCTGGGCTACATGGACGCCCTGGGCATCAAGGAAGTGCGCCCGCTGAAGATCAACCAGGCGGACGGGCTGTTCGCGGCCCGCGAGTTCTGGTAG
- the lepB gene encoding signal peptidase I, protein MAETQPLNALREKPRNPWLAMVLSLVAVGLGQVYNGQWRKGVGFYVAEIILALFMILFWADFAAMLLCVSILLGYNLFAAGEAFATARRLSGYTLKPCNRWWVYLLCLAVSLGSGAVFEQIVKGWFFMAYQVPSASMLPTIRVGDHFMVEVLEPGDALERGEIVIFSLPETNGRDFVKRVVGLPGETVEIRERKVFIDGTPLNEPYVFHSKEDFLPLRDTFGPVVLGPDEYFLMGDNREDSYDSRWLGPVRRERITGRAGYIYLPGDLDAPDWADRLGAPLR, encoded by the coding sequence ATGGCCGAGACGCAACCCCTGAACGCGCTACGCGAAAAGCCCCGCAACCCGTGGCTGGCCATGGTCCTTTCCCTGGTGGCCGTGGGCTTGGGCCAGGTCTACAACGGCCAGTGGCGCAAGGGCGTGGGCTTCTACGTGGCCGAGATCATCCTGGCCCTGTTCATGATCCTGTTCTGGGCGGATTTCGCGGCCATGCTGCTGTGCGTGTCCATCCTGCTCGGCTACAACCTGTTCGCGGCGGGCGAGGCCTTCGCCACGGCGCGCAGGCTTTCCGGCTACACCCTCAAGCCGTGCAACCGGTGGTGGGTCTACCTTCTCTGCCTGGCCGTCAGCCTGGGCTCGGGCGCGGTCTTCGAACAGATCGTCAAGGGCTGGTTCTTCATGGCCTACCAGGTGCCGTCCGCGTCCATGCTGCCGACCATCCGGGTGGGCGACCACTTCATGGTCGAGGTCCTGGAGCCCGGCGACGCGCTTGAGCGGGGCGAGATCGTGATTTTCTCCCTGCCCGAGACCAATGGGCGCGACTTCGTCAAGCGGGTGGTGGGGCTGCCCGGCGAGACCGTGGAGATCCGGGAGCGGAAGGTCTTCATCGACGGCACGCCCCTGAACGAGCCCTACGTGTTCCACTCCAAGGAGGATTTCCTGCCCCTGCGCGACACCTTCGGGCCGGTCGTCCTGGGGCCGGACGAATATTTCCTCATGGGCGACAACCGCGAGGACAGCTACGATTCTCGCTGGCTCGGGCCGGTCAGGCGGGAACGGATAACGGGGAGGGCCGGGTACATCTACCTGCCCGGCGACCTGGACGCGCCCGACTGGGCGGACAGGTTGGGAGCGCCCCTGCGTTAG
- a CDS encoding threonine synthase, whose protein sequence is MTRFVCRDCGLAFDVMVPRWRCDCGGLLDLEFSPRLDPAEVAGRPATLWRYREALPVPEGAELTLGEGFTPMLEVDLGGRNVLVKQEQLFPTGSYKDRGAAVMMAMAAHIGVTDVVEDSSGNAGCAVAAFAAKAGIRCRIFVPADNSPGKLGQIELYGAELNPVPGTREDTAAACMAAAEDRYYASHVYNPFFFHGTKTFAFEVVEQLGWRAPDTVVLPAGNGTLLLGAHIGFTELKAMGLIDRVPKLVAVQSARCAPLCAAFEAGAATVAQASSEPTLAEGIAIALPMRGEQMLRAVRDTGGVCLAVSEEAILAAFRDMGRKGFCIEPTSAAVAAGAAEYVRTAPRDEVVVTMFTGHGLKVGDKLHKLVSD, encoded by the coding sequence ATGACCCGGTTCGTCTGCCGCGACTGCGGCCTGGCCTTCGACGTCATGGTTCCGCGCTGGCGCTGCGACTGCGGCGGGCTGCTGGACCTGGAATTTTCTCCGCGCCTGGACCCGGCCGAGGTGGCCGGGCGGCCCGCCACCCTGTGGCGCTACCGCGAGGCGCTGCCCGTGCCCGAGGGCGCGGAGCTGACCCTGGGCGAGGGGTTCACCCCCATGCTCGAGGTGGACCTGGGCGGGCGCAACGTGCTGGTCAAGCAGGAGCAGCTCTTCCCCACCGGCTCGTACAAGGACCGGGGCGCGGCGGTCATGATGGCCATGGCCGCGCACATCGGCGTGACCGACGTGGTCGAGGACTCGTCCGGCAACGCGGGCTGCGCCGTGGCGGCCTTCGCGGCCAAGGCGGGCATCCGCTGCCGCATCTTCGTGCCCGCCGACAACTCGCCGGGCAAGCTCGGCCAGATCGAACTCTACGGGGCCGAGCTCAACCCCGTGCCCGGCACCCGCGAGGACACGGCCGCCGCCTGCATGGCCGCGGCCGAGGACCGCTACTACGCCAGCCACGTGTACAACCCGTTCTTCTTTCACGGCACCAAGACCTTCGCCTTTGAAGTCGTCGAACAGCTCGGCTGGCGCGCGCCGGACACCGTGGTCCTGCCCGCCGGGAACGGCACCCTGCTGCTCGGGGCGCACATCGGCTTCACCGAGTTGAAGGCCATGGGGCTCATCGACCGCGTGCCCAAACTGGTGGCCGTGCAGTCCGCCCGCTGCGCACCGCTCTGCGCGGCCTTTGAGGCGGGCGCGGCCACGGTGGCCCAGGCGTCCTCCGAACCGACCCTGGCCGAGGGCATCGCCATCGCCCTGCCCATGCGCGGCGAGCAGATGCTCCGGGCCGTGCGCGACACGGGCGGCGTCTGCCTGGCCGTGTCCGAGGAGGCCATCCTGGCGGCCTTCCGCGACATGGGGCGCAAGGGGTTCTGCATCGAGCCCACCTCTGCGGCGGTGGCGGCCGGGGCCGCCGAATACGTCCGGACCGCGCCCCGTGACGAGGTCGTGGTGACCATGTTCACGGGCCACGGGCTCAAGGTCGGGGACAAACTGCACAAGCTGGTCAGCGACTGA
- a CDS encoding RidA family protein, producing the protein MKYVSTPDCPPPAGHYSQGVAHGGLVWVSGMLPVDPASGEKLLGDVEEQTRQALANVDAVLRAAGTTRQRVLKCTCYVADIGLWDRVNAVYAEFFGSHKPARAVVPTRDLHHGFLVEIECVAAVDEGASA; encoded by the coding sequence ATGAAGTACGTATCCACCCCGGATTGTCCGCCCCCGGCGGGGCATTATTCCCAGGGCGTCGCGCACGGCGGCCTGGTCTGGGTCTCGGGCATGCTCCCCGTGGATCCGGCCTCGGGCGAGAAGCTGCTCGGCGACGTCGAGGAGCAGACCCGGCAGGCCCTGGCCAACGTGGACGCGGTCCTGCGCGCCGCCGGGACCACCCGCCAACGGGTGCTCAAGTGCACCTGTTACGTCGCGGACATCGGCCTGTGGGACCGGGTCAACGCGGTCTACGCCGAGTTCTTCGGCAGCCACAAGCCCGCCAGGGCCGTGGTTCCGACCCGCGACCTGCACCACGGCTTCCTGGTGGAGATCGAGTGCGTGGCCGCCGTGGACGAGGGGGCGAGCGCATGA
- a CDS encoding glycosyltransferase family 2 protein — translation MAAPRISVTMPCFDCGDTVAGALDSLLAQEGADFEVVAVDDGSSDDTAGILAEYARRDSRVRFLSIPHGGVIRAANAAIEAARGTYIARMDADDESLPGRLAVQAGLLDDHPEVGLVGCRVRFGGSRSRCRGYAHYVDWTNTLLTHEAISLNRFVEFPVPNPSIMFRRDCLETHGPYREGDFPEDYDLLLRWLEGGVRMLKADAELLVWNDLPDRLSRTHPRYDVDAFYRIKTEYLARWLARNNPHHPVVHILGSGRTTRKRADLLRAHGIEFAAYYDVDPNKIGHRVHGVPVRDRMDIPGPGEGFCLPYVASRGAREEIAAFLGARGCRLGRDYIPAA, via the coding sequence GTGGCCGCGCCCCGGATATCCGTGACCATGCCCTGCTTTGACTGCGGGGACACCGTGGCCGGAGCGCTCGACTCGCTCCTGGCTCAGGAGGGCGCGGACTTCGAGGTGGTGGCCGTGGACGACGGTTCAAGCGACGACACTGCGGGAATCCTGGCCGAATACGCGCGCCGGGATTCCCGCGTCCGCTTCCTGTCCATTCCCCACGGCGGGGTCATCCGAGCGGCCAACGCGGCCATCGAGGCGGCGCGGGGGACCTACATCGCCCGTATGGACGCCGACGACGAATCTCTGCCGGGCCGTCTGGCGGTCCAGGCCGGGCTTCTGGACGACCACCCGGAGGTCGGCCTGGTGGGCTGCCGGGTGCGCTTCGGCGGCAGCCGCAGCCGCTGCCGGGGGTACGCCCACTACGTGGACTGGACCAACACCCTGCTGACCCACGAGGCCATCAGCCTGAACCGGTTCGTGGAGTTCCCGGTGCCCAACCCGTCCATCATGTTCCGGCGCGACTGCCTGGAGACGCACGGCCCCTACCGTGAGGGCGACTTTCCCGAGGACTACGACCTGCTCCTGCGCTGGCTGGAGGGCGGGGTCCGCATGCTCAAGGCGGACGCCGAGCTGCTCGTCTGGAACGACCTGCCGGACCGGCTGTCGCGCACCCACCCGCGCTACGACGTGGACGCCTTCTACCGCATCAAGACCGAGTACCTGGCCCGCTGGCTTGCGCGCAACAACCCGCACCACCCGGTGGTCCACATCCTCGGCTCCGGGCGGACCACCCGCAAGCGCGCCGACCTGCTCCGGGCGCACGGCATCGAGTTCGCGGCCTACTACGACGTGGACCCGAACAAGATCGGCCACCGGGTCCACGGCGTCCCGGTACGGGATCGCATGGACATCCCCGGTCCGGGCGAGGGGTTCTGCCTCCCCTACGTGGCCAGCAGGGGCGCGCGCGAGGAGATCGCCGCCTTTCTCGGGGCGCGCGGCTGTCGCCTGGGCCGCGACTACATTCCGGCCGCCTGA
- a CDS encoding ATP-binding protein, producing MKCTRCRKTAHVSLPSHHSGFCADCYPLFFTKQVETAIRREKMFTHEDRILVALSGGKDSLALMLELKLQGYDVTGLHIDLGIPNSSEKARRKVEDFCTLHGLPLRVFEMAAWGLPIPDVKKYVKRPVCAVCGKMKRHHFNRIAVEEGFDVLATGHNLDDEVARLFANTLRWDTAYLSDQGPVLPASEGFVRKVKPLFRLSEYETANYAFLKGIEIHSDPCPYAGGASFTGHKELWGELEHRSPGQKLQFYQAFLKNGKPAFARQEKETGAVLAPCTECGSPTSAEICSVCRIRAAVAESRAQEG from the coding sequence ATGAAATGCACCCGCTGCCGCAAGACGGCCCACGTGTCCCTGCCGAGCCACCATTCCGGCTTCTGCGCGGACTGCTACCCGCTCTTCTTCACCAAGCAGGTGGAGACGGCCATCCGCCGGGAAAAGATGTTCACCCATGAGGACCGCATCCTGGTGGCCCTGTCCGGGGGCAAGGATTCCCTGGCGCTCATGCTCGAACTCAAGCTCCAGGGCTACGACGTCACCGGCCTGCACATCGACCTGGGCATCCCGAACTCCTCGGAAAAGGCCCGCAGGAAGGTCGAGGATTTCTGCACGTTGCACGGCCTGCCCCTGCGCGTCTTCGAGATGGCCGCCTGGGGGCTGCCCATCCCGGACGTGAAGAAGTACGTCAAGCGCCCGGTCTGCGCCGTGTGCGGCAAGATGAAGCGACACCACTTCAACCGCATCGCCGTGGAGGAGGGCTTCGACGTCCTGGCCACGGGCCACAACCTGGACGACGAGGTGGCCCGTCTGTTCGCCAACACCCTGCGCTGGGACACGGCCTACCTGTCCGACCAGGGCCCGGTCCTGCCCGCGTCCGAGGGGTTCGTGCGCAAGGTCAAGCCCCTGTTCCGCCTGAGCGAGTACGAGACCGCCAATTACGCCTTTCTCAAGGGCATCGAGATCCACTCCGACCCCTGCCCCTATGCGGGTGGGGCCAGCTTCACCGGCCACAAGGAGCTGTGGGGCGAGCTGGAACACCGCTCCCCCGGCCAGAAGCTCCAGTTCTACCAGGCCTTCCTCAAGAACGGCAAACCGGCCTTCGCCCGCCAGGAGAAGGAGACCGGGGCGGTGCTCGCGCCGTGCACCGAATGCGGTTCGCCCACCAGCGCCGAGATCTGCTCGGTCTGCCGCATCCGGGCGGCCGTGGCCGAAAGCCGGGCGCAGGAGGGCTGA
- a CDS encoding response regulator, giving the protein MSQPKILVVDDEKHIRMLYREELEADGYKVATSDGEEDILDVIARENPTIVILDIKLGVNRSGLDLLQEIRTKDQQIPVILSTAYDSFQHDLKSIAADYYVVKSVDLTELKDKVRMALNKAGA; this is encoded by the coding sequence ATGAGCCAACCCAAAATTCTCGTAGTGGACGACGAAAAACACATCCGCATGCTCTATCGGGAAGAACTGGAGGCGGACGGCTACAAGGTGGCCACGTCCGACGGCGAAGAGGACATCCTCGACGTCATCGCCAGGGAAAATCCGACCATCGTCATTCTGGACATCAAGCTGGGCGTCAACCGTTCCGGCCTCGACCTGTTGCAGGAAATCCGCACCAAGGACCAGCAGATTCCGGTCATACTCTCGACGGCCTACGACTCCTTCCAGCACGATCTCAAATCCATCGCCGCGGACTATTACGTGGTCAAGTCCGTGGACCTGACCGAACTGAAGGACAAGGTCCGGATGGCCCTGAACAAGGCCGGCGCCTAG
- a CDS encoding HD-GYP domain-containing protein, whose amino-acid sequence MTQATKAEYFPISPLILRPDFKVPFDIFLRHDDSHVLFNASGRTMTKAKRKELALAGIVTIYVDKRSRRLYHDYIRANLLDLLEDESISLTERAQAWTNAATALSKELFETNLPGPAFKKRYVRFQELIRSSAGFLSSPEPLRNLTRFIGKGYETYHHGISTMIYAVNLMQEYKFGDDEVLACGMGALLHDIGLVGMDKALLETDPAAMSPASRQIFTMHPLIGVRVCAHFDLPIIATNCILFHHERIDGKGYPTQASGEEIPLPTRVVALCNRYDDLTRNRPYSRAVKPFDALKSLTDDKGLVEPDMLKRFIKLLSRAEIV is encoded by the coding sequence ATGACACAAGCGACCAAGGCGGAATATTTCCCCATCTCCCCGCTCATCCTGCGGCCCGACTTCAAGGTGCCCTTCGACATCTTCCTGCGCCACGACGACAGCCACGTCCTGTTCAACGCCAGCGGCCGGACCATGACCAAGGCCAAGCGCAAGGAGCTGGCCCTGGCGGGCATCGTGACCATCTACGTGGACAAGCGCTCCCGCAGGCTCTACCACGACTATATCCGAGCCAACCTCCTCGACCTGCTGGAGGACGAGTCCATCTCCCTGACCGAGCGCGCCCAGGCCTGGACCAACGCGGCCACGGCCCTGTCCAAGGAACTCTTCGAGACCAACCTGCCGGGCCCGGCCTTCAAGAAGCGCTACGTCCGCTTCCAGGAACTGATCCGCAGCAGCGCGGGCTTCCTCAGCTCCCCGGAACCGCTCCGGAACCTGACCCGGTTCATCGGCAAGGGGTACGAGACCTACCACCATGGCATCTCGACCATGATCTACGCCGTGAACCTGATGCAGGAGTACAAGTTCGGCGACGACGAGGTCCTGGCCTGCGGCATGGGCGCCCTGCTGCACGACATCGGCCTGGTGGGCATGGACAAGGCCCTGCTCGAGACCGACCCCGCCGCCATGTCCCCGGCCAGCCGCCAGATATTCACCATGCACCCGCTCATCGGCGTGCGCGTCTGCGCCCACTTCGACCTGCCGATCATCGCCACCAACTGCATCCTGTTCCACCACGAGCGCATCGACGGCAAGGGCTACCCCACCCAGGCCTCGGGCGAGGAGATTCCCCTGCCCACCCGCGTGGTCGCCCTGTGCAACCGCTACGACGACCTGACCCGCAACCGGCCATACAGCCGGGCCGTCAAGCCCTTCGACGCCCTCAAATCCCTGACCGACGACAAGGGGCTGGTGGAGCCGGACATGCTCAAGCGGTTCATCAAGCTCCTGTCCAGGGCGGAGATCGTGTGA
- a CDS encoding site-2 protease family protein: protein MFDITAQDIQVYLTLAPGLLIALVFHEVAHGYVAYMLGDPTAKSRGRLTLNPLKHLDPIGTLAFFFVHFGWAKPVPINPRYFKDPRKGMMYTAMAGPGINFILAALFAGAFHLMSLFNLNPQNALYAVAYYGVFVNLILAAFNLLPIPPLDGSNVLAYFLSPRAAYRYMSMSRYGFIILIAIILLGRYTGLDIVGRVIVPLVQGLGALLGVPL from the coding sequence ATGTTCGACATCACCGCACAGGACATCCAGGTCTACCTGACCCTGGCGCCCGGCCTGCTCATCGCCCTGGTCTTCCACGAGGTGGCCCACGGCTACGTGGCCTACATGCTGGGCGATCCCACGGCCAAGTCCCGAGGACGGCTGACCCTCAACCCCCTCAAGCACCTGGACCCCATCGGCACCCTGGCCTTTTTCTTCGTCCACTTCGGCTGGGCCAAGCCCGTGCCCATCAACCCCCGCTACTTCAAGGACCCGCGCAAGGGCATGATGTACACGGCCATGGCCGGACCGGGCATCAACTTCATCCTGGCCGCCCTGTTCGCCGGGGCGTTCCACCTCATGTCCCTGTTCAACCTGAACCCGCAGAACGCCCTGTACGCCGTGGCCTACTACGGGGTCTTCGTCAACCTGATCCTGGCCGCCTTCAACCTTTTGCCCATCCCGCCGCTGGACGGCAGCAACGTCCTGGCGTACTTTCTTTCCCCGCGAGCCGCCTACAGGTACATGTCCATGAGCCGCTACGGGTTCATCATCCTCATCGCGATCATCCTGCTCGGGCGCTACACCGGGCTCGACATCGTCGGCCGGGTGATCGTCCCCCTGGTCCAGGGTCTGGGCGCCCTGCTGGGCGTGCCCCTCTAA